In one Carettochelys insculpta isolate YL-2023 chromosome 6, ASM3395843v1, whole genome shotgun sequence genomic region, the following are encoded:
- the CPSF2 gene encoding cleavage and polyadenylation specificity factor subunit 2 isoform X1: protein MTSIIKLTTLSGVQEESALCYLLQVDEFRFLLDCGWDENFSMDIIDSLRKHVHQVDAVLLSHPDPLHLGALPYAVGKMGLNCAIYATIPVYKMGQMFMYDLYQSRHNTEDFTLFTLDDVDAAFDKIQQLKFSQIVNLKGKGHGLSITPLPAGHMIGGTIWKIVKDGEEEIVYAVDFNHKREIHLNGCSLEMLSRPSLLITDSFNATYIQPRRKQRDEQLLTNVLETLRGDGNVLIAVDTAGRVLELAQLLDQIWRTKDAGLGVYSLALLNNVSYNVVEFSKSQVEWMSDKLMRCFEDKRNNPFQFRHLSLCHSLSDLARVPSPKVVLASQPDLECGFSRDLFIQWCQDSKNSVILTYRTTPGTLARFLIDNPSEKVIDIELRKRVKLEGKELEEYLEKEKLKKEAAKKLEQSKEADIDSSDESDVEEDIDQPSVHKTKHDLMMKGEGSRKGSFFKQAKKSYPMFPAPEERIKWDEYGEIIKPEDFLVPELQATEEEKSKLESGLTNGDEPMDQDLSDVPTKCISATESMEIKARVTYIDYEGRSDGDSIKKIINQMKPRQLIIVHGPPEASQDLSESCRAFGGKDIKVYMPKLHETVDATSETHIYQVRLKDSLVSSLQFCKAKDAELAWIDGVLDMRVSKVDTGVILEEGELREDGEDMEMQVDVPSSDSSVIAQQKAMKSLFDDDDKEICEESEIIPTLEPLPPHEVIGHQSVFMNEPRLSDFKQVLLREGVQAEFVGGVLVCNNVVAVRRTETGRIGLEGCLCQDFYKIRDLLYEQYAIV, encoded by the exons ATGACGTCCATTATCAAGTTGACTACACTctcaggggtgcaggaggaatcTGCTCTGTGCTATCTGCTGCAGGTAGACGAGTTTCGTTTTTTATTGGACTGTGGCTGGGATGAGAATTTTTCAATGGATATCATTGATTCTCTAAGGAA ACATGTACACCAGGTTGATGCAGTGCTACTTTCTCACCCTGATCCTCTACATCTTGGTGCACTGCCATATGCAGTTGGAAAAATGGGTTTAAACTGTGCTATTTATGCAACCATTCCTGTATATAAAATGGGACAAATGTTTATGTATGATCTTTATCAG TCTCGCCACAATACGGAAGATTTTACTCTCTTTACATTGGAtgatgtagatgcagcttttgatAAAATACAGCAGCTCAAGTTCTCTCAAATTGTGAACTTGAAAG GGAAAGGGCACGGTCTTTCTATTACACCACTGCCAGCTGGTCACATGATAGGAGGCACAATTTGGAAGATTGTTAAAGATGGAGAAGAAGAAATTGTTTATGCTGTTGACTTCAACCACAAGAGGGAGAT ccaTTTAAATGGATGTTCTCTGGAAATGCTGAGCAGGCCTTCACTGCTTATCACAGATTCTTTTAATGCTACTTACATACAACCCAGACGGAAGCAAAGAGATGAACAACTGTTAA CTAATGTCTTGGAGACGTTACGAGGTGATGGAAATGTGTTAATAGCTGTGGATACAGCAGGCAGAGTTCTGGAACTTGCTCAACTTCTTGATCAGATTTGGAGAACAAAAGATGCAGGGTTAGGAGTCTATTCTTTAGCACTTTTAAATAACGTCAGCTACAATGTGGTGGAGTTTTCTAAATCACAG GTTGAGTGGATGAGTGACAAACTGATGAGGTGTTTTGAAGACAAGAGGAACAATCCATTTCAATTCCGCCATCTCTCATTATGTCATAGTCTTTCTGACCTGGCTCGAGTGCCTAGCCCCAAAGTTGTACTTGCCAGCCAACCTGATTTGGAATGTGGGTTTTCAAGAGATCTCTTTATACAATGGTGTCAGGATTCCAAAAACTCTGTAATTTTAACTTATCGGACCACACCTGGCACGCTAGCACGATTCCTTATAGATAATCCTTCTGAAAAAGTTATAGATATAGAG ttgagGAAACGTGTTAAACTTGAAGGGAAGGAACTTGAAGAGTACCTAGAAAAGGAGAAACTAAAGAAAGAAGCAGCTAAAAAGTTAGAACAGTCCAAAGA GGCAGATATTGATTCCAGTGATGAGAGTGATGTTGAAGAAGATATTGATCAGCCATCAGTACATAAAACTAAACATGACTTGATGATGAAAGGTGAAGGTAGCCGAAAAGGAAGTTTCTTCAAACAGGCCAAAAAATCTTATCCAATGTTTCCAGCCCCAGAAGAAAGAATTAAATGGGACGAATATGGGGAAATTATCAA GCCTGAGGATTTCCTAGTTCCAGAGCTTCAAGCaactgaagaagaaaagagtaaaTTAGAATCTGGTCTGACAAATGGAGATGAACCTATGGACCAAGATTTATCAGATGTTCCTACCAAATGTATTTCAGCAACAGAATCAATGGAAATAAA AGCCAGAGTTACATACATAGACTATGAAGGACGCTCAGACGGCGATTccattaaaaaaatcattaaccAGATGAAGCCACGACAGTTGATCATTGTCCATGGTCCACCTGAGGCCAGCCAGGACCTTTCGGAGTCTTGCAGAGCTTTTGGTGGGAAAGATATTAAAGTTTATATGCCTAAACTGCATGAAACTGTAGATGCTACCAGTGAGACACACATCTATCAG GTCAGGTTAAAAGATTCTCTGGTCAGCTCTCTTCAGTTCTGTAAAGCAAAAGATGCAGAGCTAGCTTGGATAGATGGTGTCCTGGACATGCGGGTTTCGAAAGTAGATACAGGAGTAATTCTGGAAgaaggagagctgagggaagatGGAGAAGACATGGAAATGCAAGTGGATGTGCCTTCTTCTGACTCCAGTGTTATTGCGCAGCAAAAGGCCATGAAGAGTctgtttgatgatgatgataaagaaaTATGTGAGGAGAGTGAAATCATTCCCACTCTAGAACCACTGCCACCACATGAG GTTATTGGACATCAGTCTGTTTTCATGAATGAGCCAAGACTGTCTGATTTTAAACAAGTTCTTCTGCGAGAAGGCGTTCAAGCTGAATTTGTAGGGGGGGTACTTGTGTGCAACAACGTAGTGGCTGTTCGTAGG ACTGAAACAGGGCGCATTGGGTTGGAAGGCTGTCTTTGCCAAGACTTCTATAAAATAAGGGATCTTTTATATGAGCAATATGCCATTGTTTAA
- the CPSF2 gene encoding cleavage and polyadenylation specificity factor subunit 2 isoform X2, translating into MIGGTIWKIVKDGEEEIVYAVDFNHKREIHLNGCSLEMLSRPSLLITDSFNATYIQPRRKQRDEQLLTNVLETLRGDGNVLIAVDTAGRVLELAQLLDQIWRTKDAGLGVYSLALLNNVSYNVVEFSKSQVEWMSDKLMRCFEDKRNNPFQFRHLSLCHSLSDLARVPSPKVVLASQPDLECGFSRDLFIQWCQDSKNSVILTYRTTPGTLARFLIDNPSEKVIDIELRKRVKLEGKELEEYLEKEKLKKEAAKKLEQSKEADIDSSDESDVEEDIDQPSVHKTKHDLMMKGEGSRKGSFFKQAKKSYPMFPAPEERIKWDEYGEIIKPEDFLVPELQATEEEKSKLESGLTNGDEPMDQDLSDVPTKCISATESMEIKARVTYIDYEGRSDGDSIKKIINQMKPRQLIIVHGPPEASQDLSESCRAFGGKDIKVYMPKLHETVDATSETHIYQVRLKDSLVSSLQFCKAKDAELAWIDGVLDMRVSKVDTGVILEEGELREDGEDMEMQVDVPSSDSSVIAQQKAMKSLFDDDDKEICEESEIIPTLEPLPPHEVIGHQSVFMNEPRLSDFKQVLLREGVQAEFVGGVLVCNNVVAVRRTETGRIGLEGCLCQDFYKIRDLLYEQYAIV; encoded by the exons ATGATAGGAGGCACAATTTGGAAGATTGTTAAAGATGGAGAAGAAGAAATTGTTTATGCTGTTGACTTCAACCACAAGAGGGAGAT ccaTTTAAATGGATGTTCTCTGGAAATGCTGAGCAGGCCTTCACTGCTTATCACAGATTCTTTTAATGCTACTTACATACAACCCAGACGGAAGCAAAGAGATGAACAACTGTTAA CTAATGTCTTGGAGACGTTACGAGGTGATGGAAATGTGTTAATAGCTGTGGATACAGCAGGCAGAGTTCTGGAACTTGCTCAACTTCTTGATCAGATTTGGAGAACAAAAGATGCAGGGTTAGGAGTCTATTCTTTAGCACTTTTAAATAACGTCAGCTACAATGTGGTGGAGTTTTCTAAATCACAG GTTGAGTGGATGAGTGACAAACTGATGAGGTGTTTTGAAGACAAGAGGAACAATCCATTTCAATTCCGCCATCTCTCATTATGTCATAGTCTTTCTGACCTGGCTCGAGTGCCTAGCCCCAAAGTTGTACTTGCCAGCCAACCTGATTTGGAATGTGGGTTTTCAAGAGATCTCTTTATACAATGGTGTCAGGATTCCAAAAACTCTGTAATTTTAACTTATCGGACCACACCTGGCACGCTAGCACGATTCCTTATAGATAATCCTTCTGAAAAAGTTATAGATATAGAG ttgagGAAACGTGTTAAACTTGAAGGGAAGGAACTTGAAGAGTACCTAGAAAAGGAGAAACTAAAGAAAGAAGCAGCTAAAAAGTTAGAACAGTCCAAAGA GGCAGATATTGATTCCAGTGATGAGAGTGATGTTGAAGAAGATATTGATCAGCCATCAGTACATAAAACTAAACATGACTTGATGATGAAAGGTGAAGGTAGCCGAAAAGGAAGTTTCTTCAAACAGGCCAAAAAATCTTATCCAATGTTTCCAGCCCCAGAAGAAAGAATTAAATGGGACGAATATGGGGAAATTATCAA GCCTGAGGATTTCCTAGTTCCAGAGCTTCAAGCaactgaagaagaaaagagtaaaTTAGAATCTGGTCTGACAAATGGAGATGAACCTATGGACCAAGATTTATCAGATGTTCCTACCAAATGTATTTCAGCAACAGAATCAATGGAAATAAA AGCCAGAGTTACATACATAGACTATGAAGGACGCTCAGACGGCGATTccattaaaaaaatcattaaccAGATGAAGCCACGACAGTTGATCATTGTCCATGGTCCACCTGAGGCCAGCCAGGACCTTTCGGAGTCTTGCAGAGCTTTTGGTGGGAAAGATATTAAAGTTTATATGCCTAAACTGCATGAAACTGTAGATGCTACCAGTGAGACACACATCTATCAG GTCAGGTTAAAAGATTCTCTGGTCAGCTCTCTTCAGTTCTGTAAAGCAAAAGATGCAGAGCTAGCTTGGATAGATGGTGTCCTGGACATGCGGGTTTCGAAAGTAGATACAGGAGTAATTCTGGAAgaaggagagctgagggaagatGGAGAAGACATGGAAATGCAAGTGGATGTGCCTTCTTCTGACTCCAGTGTTATTGCGCAGCAAAAGGCCATGAAGAGTctgtttgatgatgatgataaagaaaTATGTGAGGAGAGTGAAATCATTCCCACTCTAGAACCACTGCCACCACATGAG GTTATTGGACATCAGTCTGTTTTCATGAATGAGCCAAGACTGTCTGATTTTAAACAAGTTCTTCTGCGAGAAGGCGTTCAAGCTGAATTTGTAGGGGGGGTACTTGTGTGCAACAACGTAGTGGCTGTTCGTAGG ACTGAAACAGGGCGCATTGGGTTGGAAGGCTGTCTTTGCCAAGACTTCTATAAAATAAGGGATCTTTTATATGAGCAATATGCCATTGTTTAA